A genome region from Bufo gargarizans isolate SCDJY-AF-19 chromosome 2, ASM1485885v1, whole genome shotgun sequence includes the following:
- the GPRIN1 gene encoding G protein-regulated inducer of neurite outgrowth 1 → MGSPKQPQRLQLTRPDGTSENLSLRSPISSKIWQAEDPTCNSGFDREDLCMRNFCVSVHGDHELMEGSFSFDTDGDDILEIHRDFSVDADGAYSFHEVREDQSSSKQGDLNCKSDSPQTEAPSKQSLEKSSNITSVSDRKDLINSENLMNSQGEILHVPTVSDVSLSMVMNTDVASEVPNLQGETDTEKENVNGKSESLQLASRLGNQARKEILAEVMAECKEVTNGEMSTKTYASNLLSLNSSSDIEEKNYRSIAISPIVPPDGSSSFTFQTGITLFAKNSSGRDNTGKNDELPKTYSCELTPAEGEAEAKVQYRSIAVSPIIPPGETSLFQFQKDNSQEDVKGCCSKQTSETREQEKLKDGSETKKEYKSVAVSPIIPPAGSSSFTFHTLRTVSGNTAAEQEAQNKELLPKTYSFELTPPNYDVGTQADTRAECVSVAVSPIIPPDGSSSFIFQSDLMNKIGGEKVPDNVSTQGGTRAQYVSVAISPIVLPCGSSSFTFIADTNGTEPNKDITIKTTDNLPKTYSFELTPPDDEPSTSRRVEYKSVAVSPIIPPDEVSFSFQTGRKNTSSSLDALPKTCSIELTPPNQDIGTQADKVECVSVAVSPIVISSGSSSFSFQGDQVALHHDQTQKLDSCSISAIPNRLPEPTTLYHDIGIQVDTIVQCASIAVSPMVPLQGSCSFVFQTEDANQVPAICSHVQEKPEMKDAEMQVSFPVETRSIATDPMTPKGKTPQASYPDVKVKEAKADHPEPVREVSWDEKGMTWEVYGASMEVEVLGMAIQKHLEKQIEEHERQKVMTPQNTVRGSSVRGTVVKNESKKRQPGTFRSFFRRRSRCCSHAGATAE, encoded by the coding sequence ATGGGCAGCCCTAAACAGCCTCAGCGATTGCAACTGACAAGACCAGATGGTACCAGTGAGAACCTTTCTCTACGTTCTCCAATTTCCTCAAAAATATGGCAGGCTGAAGATCCCACATGCAATTCAGGATTTGATAGGGAGGATCTTTGTATGAgaaacttctgtgtcagtgtacATGGAGACCATGAACTTATGGAAGGAAGTTTTAGCTTCGACACAGATGGAGATGATATCTTAGAAATACATAGGGACTTTTCTGTGGACGCAGATGGTGCATATTCTTTTCATGAAGTCAGGGAAGATCAAAGTTCATCAAAGCAAGGAGACTTGAACTGTAAGTCTGATTCCCCACAAACAGAGGCACCCTCTAAGCAATCCCTTGAAAAAAGTTCTAATATCACTTCTGTGTCAGATAGAAAAGACTTAATTAACTCAGAAAACCTAATGAATAGTCAAGGAGAAATATTACATGTCCCAACTGTATCTGATGTTAGCCTGTCAATGGTAATGAACACTGATGTGGCTTCTGAAGTCCCTAACCTACAAGGAGAAACAGACACAGAGAAAGAAAATGTGAATGGAAAATCTGAATCACTACAGCTTGCCAGCAGACTTGGTAATCAAGCAAGAAAAGAAATTCTGGCAGAAGTAATGGCAGAATGTAAGGAGGTTACCAATGGAGAAATGAGTACAAAAACATATGCATCTAACTTATTGTCTTTAAATTCAAGCAGTGACATAGAAGAAAAAAACTATAGGTCTATTGCAATAAGTCCTATTGTTCCACCGGATGGAAGTTCTTCTTTTACTTTTCAAACTGGTATAACACTATTTGCTAAAAATTCTTCTGGCCGAGATAATACTGGCAAAAATGATGAGCTACCAAAAACCTATTCCTGTGAACTTACTCCTGCTGAAGGTGAAGCTGAGGCAAAAGTACAGTATAGATCTATTGCTGTCAGTCCCATTATACCCCCTGGGGAAACATCATTATTTCAATTTCAAAAAGATAACAGTCAGGAAGATGTAAAAGGTTGTTGTTCAAAACAAACTTCAGAAACTAGAGAACAAGAGAAGCTCAAAGATGGGTCTGAGACCAAAAAAGAGTATAAATCTGTAGCAGTGAGTCCAATTATTCCACCTGCAGGGTCTTCTTCATTTACATTTCATACATTAAGAACTGTTTCTGGCAATACAGCAGCAGAACAAGAAGCCCAGAATAAAGAATTACTCCCAAAAACATATTCCTTTGAATTGACACCACCGAATTATGATGTAGGCACTCAGGCAGACACCAGAGCCGAGTGTGTTTCAGTTGCAGTAAGTCCAATTATACCACCAGATGGGTCATCTTCATTTATTTTCCAGTCAGATCTAATGAATAAAATTGGCGGAGAAAAGGTGCCAGATAATGTGAGCACACAGGGTGGCACACGAGCGCAGTATGTATCTGTGGCCATCAGTCCCATTGTACTTCCATGTGGCTCATCCTCTTTTACATTCATAGCAGATACTAATGGCACAGAGCCAAACAAAGATATAACTATTAAAACTACAGATAACCTTCCCAAAACATACTCCTTTGAGCTCACTCCTCCTGATGATGAACCTAGTACTAGCAGAAGAGTAGAATATAAGTCTGTGGCAGTTAGCCCTATAATACCCCCTGATGAGGTTTCTTTTTCGTTCCAAACTGGTAGAAAGAACACATCAAGCTCTTTAGATGCACTGCCAAAGACGTGTTCAATTGAGCTGACACCCCCTAACCAAGATATTGGGACACAAGCTGATAAAGTAGAATGTGTGTCAGTGGCTGTGAGCCCCATTGTAATTTCATCAGGATCTTCATCTTTTTCCTTCCAAGGGGACCAAGTTGCCTTGCACCATGACCAAACACAAAAGCTGGATTCCTGCAGTATAAGTGCCATTCCCAATCGGTTACCAGAACCAACAACCCTTTATCATGATATAGGGATCCAAGTTGATACTATAGTACAGTGTGCTTCTATAGCTGTCAGTCCCATGGTACCACTGCAAGGATCATGCTCCTTTGTGTTCCAAACGGAGGATGCCAATCAAGTCCCCgcaatatgttcacatgttcaagAAAAGCCTGAGATGAAGGATGCAGAGATGCAAGTGTCCTTTCCAGTTGAAACAAGATCTATTGCAACTGACCCAATGACTccaaaagggaaaacaccacaggCTTCCTATCCTGATGTCAAAGTAAAAGAAGCCAAAGCAGATCACCCAGAACCTGTGCGAGAAGTCAGCTGGGATGAGAAAGGAATGACATGGGAAGTGTATGGAGCATCAATGGAAGTTGAAGTTTTGGGGATGGCTATACAGAAGCACCTGGAAAAACAGATTGAGGAGCATGAGAGACAGAAAGTGATGACACCTCAAAATACTGTTAGAGGTAGTTCTGTTCGAGGTACTGTAGTAAAGAATGAGAGCAAAAAAAGACAACCTGGTACCTTCCGCTCCTTTTTCCGGAGAAGATCCCGTTGCTGCTCTCATGCTGGAGCAACTGCAGAATGA